One Sagittula stellata E-37 genomic window carries:
- a CDS encoding ligase-associated DNA damage response DEXH box helicase produces the protein MTLPTPLRDWFHARGWQVHPHQQAMLDRAASPSLLLIAPTGGGKTLAGFLPTLSGLTEKPRDGLHTLYISPLKALAADIRRNLLVPIEEAGLPIRVEDRTGDTSYTRKRRQRADPPHILLTTPESLALLTSYEDAARTFAGIERIIIDEIHALAESKRGDQLMLALARLQTLAPNLRRVGLSATVEDPDAIARLMSFGDTTTEILHADPGPDPDIRMLRTEETPPWAGGGAAYAIPAVLEQVKQHKTTLIFHNTRAQAEIFFHNLWLANEDGLPIGIHHGSLDRGQREKVEAAMVAGKLRAIVCTGSLDLGIDWGDVDLVIQVGAPKNVKRLVQRIGRANHRYNAPSKALLVPANRFEIVECVAALEAVKAHDLDGEPRGPGPRDVLCQHILIAAASGPFDADALYAEMSAAGPYRGLSRAQFDACLDFCATGGYALRAYDQWKRLQLRPDGLWQLRDPRSATRIRQNVGTIQDTDTLKVRWKGRGGAPLGEIEEGFAASLTKGDTFLIGGQIVRYEGLRELTVEVTRDAHKKPKIATFMGTKFATSTQLSERILRLFQQETWPELPDHTAQWLALQRERSRLPEPGRLLVESFPHDGREQFVAYGFAGRNAMQTLGLLLTKRMEEMGLAPMGFVATDYATLIWGLDSVADPAPLFDVAALEAGLDGWLAGNAVMKRTFRTSATIAGLIERQLGGQRKTGRQATMSSDILYDTLLKYDPDHLLMQITREEAMRGLVDFSRIREMCARVGNRIDHMQLDRVTPLAAPLFLEPGRVPVNGSADQRLLEEEVTRLMSESGLSEVEVTKKTWRVPF, from the coding sequence ATGACGCTTCCTACTCCCCTCCGGGACTGGTTCCACGCGCGCGGCTGGCAGGTTCACCCGCACCAGCAGGCCATGCTGGACCGGGCCGCCTCCCCCTCGCTGCTGCTGATCGCTCCGACCGGTGGCGGCAAGACGCTGGCGGGTTTCCTGCCGACCCTTTCTGGACTGACGGAAAAGCCGCGCGACGGGCTGCACACACTCTACATCTCGCCGCTGAAGGCGCTGGCCGCCGACATAAGACGCAACCTGTTGGTCCCCATCGAAGAGGCGGGCCTGCCGATCCGGGTGGAGGACCGCACCGGCGACACCTCTTACACCCGCAAGCGACGCCAACGCGCCGATCCGCCGCACATCCTGCTGACCACTCCGGAATCCCTGGCACTGCTGACGTCCTATGAAGACGCCGCACGCACTTTCGCCGGGATCGAACGGATCATCATCGACGAGATCCACGCACTGGCGGAATCGAAACGCGGCGACCAGTTGATGCTGGCACTGGCGCGCTTGCAAACCTTGGCACCGAACCTGCGCCGCGTGGGCCTGTCGGCCACGGTGGAGGACCCGGACGCTATCGCGCGGCTGATGTCGTTCGGCGATACAACGACAGAGATCCTGCATGCCGACCCCGGACCCGATCCGGACATCCGGATGCTGCGGACCGAAGAGACCCCGCCATGGGCTGGCGGCGGTGCCGCCTATGCCATTCCCGCCGTGCTGGAGCAGGTGAAGCAGCACAAGACCACGCTCATCTTCCATAACACCCGCGCACAGGCCGAGATCTTCTTTCACAATCTGTGGCTCGCGAACGAGGACGGGTTGCCGATAGGCATCCACCACGGCTCGCTGGACCGAGGCCAGCGCGAAAAGGTCGAGGCCGCAATGGTCGCCGGCAAATTGCGCGCCATCGTCTGCACCGGCTCGCTCGACCTCGGGATCGACTGGGGCGACGTGGACCTCGTGATCCAAGTGGGCGCGCCGAAGAACGTCAAGCGGCTGGTACAGCGGATCGGGCGCGCGAACCACCGCTACAACGCCCCGTCGAAGGCGCTGCTGGTGCCCGCCAACCGGTTCGAGATCGTCGAATGCGTAGCCGCGCTCGAGGCGGTGAAGGCGCATGACCTCGACGGAGAGCCACGCGGCCCCGGCCCGCGCGACGTGCTCTGTCAGCACATTCTGATCGCCGCCGCCTCCGGTCCGTTCGACGCCGACGCGCTCTATGCCGAGATGTCCGCCGCCGGTCCCTATCGGGGGCTGAGCCGCGCGCAGTTCGATGCCTGCCTCGATTTCTGTGCCACGGGCGGCTATGCGCTGCGTGCCTACGACCAGTGGAAGCGCCTGCAACTGAGGCCAGACGGCCTGTGGCAGTTGCGCGACCCGCGCTCGGCCACGCGCATCCGGCAGAACGTCGGCACGATCCAAGACACCGACACGCTGAAGGTCCGCTGGAAAGGGCGTGGCGGCGCACCGCTGGGCGAGATCGAGGAGGGCTTTGCCGCCTCGCTGACGAAGGGCGACACCTTCCTGATCGGCGGGCAGATCGTGCGCTATGAAGGTCTGCGGGAACTGACCGTCGAAGTCACACGCGACGCGCACAAGAAACCGAAGATCGCCACCTTCATGGGCACGAAGTTCGCCACCTCCACGCAGCTTTCGGAACGCATCCTTCGACTTTTCCAGCAGGAGACATGGCCGGAGCTGCCCGACCACACCGCGCAATGGCTGGCCCTTCAGCGCGAACGGTCCCGTCTGCCCGAACCCGGGCGCCTGCTGGTCGAAAGCTTCCCGCACGATGGACGCGAACAGTTCGTGGCCTACGGCTTTGCCGGGAGGAACGCGATGCAGACGCTGGGGCTTTTGCTGACCAAGCGGATGGAGGAAATGGGCCTCGCGCCGATGGGGTTCGTTGCGACGGACTATGCCACACTCATATGGGGGCTGGACAGCGTGGCCGACCCGGCACCGCTGTTCGACGTCGCGGCGCTGGAGGCGGGCCTCGACGGCTGGCTGGCGGGCAACGCGGTGATGAAAAGGACCTTCCGCACCTCTGCCACCATCGCCGGGCTGATCGAACGGCAGCTTGGCGGTCAACGCAAGACCGGGCGGCAGGCAACCATGTCGTCTGATATCCTTTACGATACGCTGCTCAAATACGACCCCGACCACCTGCTGATGCAGATCACCCGCGAAGAGGCGATGCGCGGACTCGTCGATTTTTCCCGCATCCGCGAGATGTGCGCCCGTGTGGGCAACCGCATCGACCACATGCAGTTGGATCGCGTGACGCCGCTGGCCGCGCCGCTGTTCCTTGAACCCGGGCGCGTGCCGGTGAACGGTTCAGCCGACCAGCGCTTGCTGGAAGAAGAGGTCACGCGCCTGATGTCCGAAAGCGGCCTGTCCGAAGTGGAGGTCACCAAGAAGACATGGCGCGTTCCGTTCTGA
- a CDS encoding ABC transporter ATP-binding protein: MTDALTLSNLSKTFPVGRSLLGKATGSVKAVHPITLSVRKGETLGIVGESGCGKSTLARMLVGLLSPSTGTIQIEGKALDNADAAAFGKRIQYVFQDPISSLNPRKTIRQVMEAPLKHLHGMPAANRRERIREIFDSVNLREEFLDRYPHEFSGGQAQRIGIARALAANASILILDEPVSALDVSVQAQVLNLLADLRREYDLTYLFISHDLAVVEAVSDRIAVLYFGSVVEVGPAEEIFAQPRHPYTQLLANSAPVVGRPLTAPEGKATELPDPLNPPPGCAFAARCPRASDRCRAEVPRLTPVGGQTEAACFHPLGD; this comes from the coding sequence ATGACCGATGCCCTGACCCTCTCCAACCTGTCGAAGACCTTTCCGGTGGGGCGCTCCCTGTTGGGCAAGGCCACCGGATCGGTCAAGGCCGTCCACCCGATCACGCTGTCCGTCCGCAAAGGGGAGACCCTTGGCATCGTTGGGGAATCCGGCTGCGGGAAATCCACGCTGGCGCGGATGCTCGTGGGGTTGTTGTCACCCTCGACCGGGACGATCCAGATCGAAGGCAAGGCTCTCGACAATGCTGACGCGGCGGCCTTCGGGAAGCGCATCCAGTACGTCTTTCAGGACCCGATCTCTTCGCTGAACCCGCGCAAGACGATCCGGCAGGTGATGGAAGCGCCTCTGAAACACCTGCACGGCATGCCCGCCGCAAATCGCCGCGAACGCATCCGCGAGATCTTCGACAGCGTGAACCTGCGCGAAGAATTCCTGGACCGCTACCCGCACGAGTTCTCCGGCGGGCAGGCGCAACGGATCGGGATCGCGCGGGCGCTGGCGGCCAATGCCTCCATCCTGATCCTCGACGAGCCCGTCTCTGCCCTTGACGTGTCGGTGCAGGCGCAGGTGCTGAACCTGCTGGCAGATCTGCGCCGCGAATACGATCTGACCTATCTCTTCATCAGCCATGACCTTGCGGTGGTGGAGGCCGTCAGCGACCGGATCGCAGTGCTGTACTTCGGCTCGGTGGTAGAGGTTGGCCCGGCGGAAGAGATCTTTGCCCAGCCACGCCATCCCTACACCCAGCTTCTGGCCAACAGCGCGCCGGTGGTCGGCCGTCCGCTGACCGCGCCCGAAGGCAAGGCGACCGAACTGCCCGACCCGCTGAATCCACCGCCTGGCTGCGCCTTTGCCGCGCGCTGTCCGCGCGCCAGCGACAGATGCAGGGCAGAGGTGCCCCGGTTGACTCCGGTCGGGGGACAGACGGAAGCCGCCTGTTTCCACCCGCTCGGCGACTGA
- a CDS encoding dipeptide/oligopeptide/nickel ABC transporter permease/ATP-binding protein — MNAFFKLLARNRLALAGGIVLSLVVLLALVTPLLPLKDPDVTNTAFRFQPPFSEGALLGTDHLGRDLLARLLYGTRLSLAVGFAAAVAAATIGAAIGIVAGFYGGRTDNIIMRGVDMLMAFPYILLALAIVAALGPGLLNALIAVAVVNVPFFARNIRGITVGIAHKEFVDAARLAGLSNTRIILSEILPNVIPVIVIAMSTTIGWMILETAGLSFLGLGSQPPQADLGSMLGEARSALITNPHTSVVPGAMILIIVMSINLLGDGVRDALDPRLKSGALSRPMAATRVERRDPVPQAEGKGLLEVQDLETQFHVKDRIYRAVGGVDLHVEKGECLGIIGESGSGKSVTALSVMGLVASPPGVITGGAVRYDGEDLVGAPYRKLRSMRGKNVAYIFQDPLATLHPLYRVGDQLIEAIRSHRPIGKAEGKRKAIELLEAVRIPNPAKRITDYPHEMSGGMRQRVGIAMALANEPDVIIADEPTTALDVTVQAQVLTILDDLRRSRGLAIVFITHDFGVVAQLCDRVAVMYAGRIVEEGTTDEILKAPRHPYTARLMACVPELGGGKRRLEAIAGLPPVVDKLPAGCAFADRCLKAQDDCRQGDIPLERVGSHAVRCLHPETPLSEAAE, encoded by the coding sequence ATGAACGCCTTCTTCAAACTCCTCGCCCGCAATCGCCTGGCGCTCGCCGGAGGGATCGTGCTGTCGCTGGTCGTGCTGCTGGCGCTGGTCACGCCGCTGCTGCCGTTGAAGGATCCCGACGTCACCAACACCGCATTCCGGTTCCAGCCGCCGTTCTCGGAAGGTGCGCTTCTGGGCACCGACCACCTTGGCAGGGACCTGCTGGCGCGCCTGCTGTACGGGACCCGGTTGTCGCTGGCGGTGGGCTTTGCCGCCGCCGTCGCCGCGGCGACCATCGGGGCGGCCATCGGGATCGTCGCGGGTTTCTACGGAGGCCGGACGGACAACATCATCATGCGCGGCGTCGACATGTTGATGGCCTTTCCCTACATCCTGCTGGCTCTGGCCATCGTCGCGGCGCTTGGTCCCGGCCTGCTGAACGCGCTGATCGCCGTGGCTGTCGTGAACGTGCCCTTCTTCGCGCGCAACATCCGGGGCATCACTGTGGGCATCGCGCACAAGGAGTTCGTGGATGCCGCGCGCCTTGCCGGGCTGTCGAACACGCGGATCATCCTGTCGGAAATCCTGCCGAACGTGATCCCGGTCATCGTGATCGCAATGTCCACCACCATCGGCTGGATGATCCTTGAAACCGCAGGTCTGTCGTTCCTGGGTCTCGGGTCGCAGCCGCCGCAGGCCGATCTGGGGTCGATGCTGGGCGAAGCGCGGTCGGCGCTGATCACCAACCCGCATACCTCTGTCGTGCCGGGTGCGATGATCCTGATCATCGTCATGTCGATCAACCTGCTGGGCGACGGCGTGCGCGATGCGCTGGACCCCCGGCTGAAGTCGGGCGCCCTGTCGCGCCCGATGGCGGCGACCCGGGTGGAGCGTCGCGACCCCGTCCCGCAGGCAGAGGGCAAGGGTCTGCTGGAGGTGCAGGACCTGGAGACCCAGTTCCACGTCAAGGACCGCATCTACCGTGCGGTGGGCGGTGTCGACCTGCACGTCGAGAAGGGAGAATGCCTTGGCATCATCGGCGAATCCGGGTCCGGCAAATCGGTCACGGCGCTGTCCGTCATGGGACTTGTCGCCTCGCCCCCGGGCGTCATCACCGGGGGCGCGGTGCGCTACGACGGAGAGGATCTCGTCGGCGCGCCCTATCGCAAGCTCCGGTCGATGCGCGGCAAGAACGTCGCATACATCTTCCAGGACCCGCTGGCGACGCTGCACCCGCTCTACCGCGTCGGCGATCAGTTGATCGAGGCGATCCGGTCCCACCGCCCCATCGGCAAGGCGGAAGGCAAGCGCAAGGCCATCGAACTGCTCGAAGCGGTGCGCATTCCGAACCCCGCCAAGCGCATCACCGACTACCCGCACGAAATGTCGGGCGGGATGCGTCAGCGTGTGGGCATCGCCATGGCGCTTGCCAACGAGCCGGACGTGATCATCGCCGACGAACCGACGACCGCGCTCGACGTGACGGTGCAGGCGCAGGTGCTGACCATCCTCGATGACCTCAGACGTTCGCGCGGGCTGGCCATCGTCTTCATCACCCATGACTTCGGCGTTGTGGCGCAGCTGTGTGACCGCGTGGCGGTGATGTACGCCGGGCGGATCGTGGAGGAAGGCACCACCGACGAGATCCTGAAGGCGCCCCGCCACCCCTATACCGCGCGGCTCATGGCCTGCGTGCCGGAACTGGGCGGGGGCAAGCGGCGGCTGGAAGCCATCGCCGGCTTGCCGCCCGTCGTCGACAAGCTGCCGGCCGGGTGCGCCTTTGCCGACCGGTGCCTGAAGGCGCAGGACGATTGCCGCCAGGGCGACATTCCGCTGGAGCGCGTCGGTTCGCACGCCGTGCGCTGCCTCCACCCCGAAACCCCGCTGTCGGAGGCCGCCGAATGA
- a CDS encoding ABC transporter permease, producing MTGYILKRLVSAIPVLLGITVIVFLIMAMIPGDPATAILGSYATPENVEKLNRDLGLDKPLVSQYFIWLGNMLTGDFGQSFALNRPVLDEVLERFNGTLVLAGTSFVLCAVFGIVAGVISAANQYGWADKGITFAVLLGISIPSFFLGMMMILLFGVNLRWFPVSGMWPIYGDRTLWVLIDHLAMPAFALSVVATGVVARLSRSAMLEVLRQDFIRTARAKGVHERGVIWRHALKAAMVSIIPVLGIQAGFVLSGAVYIEIVFQWPGVGRMLVDAILKRDILLVQGGVVFVAACYVLFNILVDVAQSLLDPRIKT from the coding sequence ATGACCGGCTACATCCTGAAGAGACTGGTGTCGGCGATCCCGGTGCTGCTGGGCATCACGGTGATCGTGTTCCTGATCATGGCGATGATCCCGGGAGACCCCGCGACGGCGATCCTCGGGTCCTATGCGACTCCGGAGAACGTGGAGAAGCTGAACCGCGACCTCGGATTGGACAAACCCTTGGTGTCGCAGTATTTCATCTGGCTCGGCAACATGTTGACCGGGGATTTCGGACAGTCCTTCGCGCTGAACCGGCCGGTGCTCGACGAGGTGCTGGAACGGTTCAACGGGACGCTGGTACTGGCCGGGACGTCGTTTGTCCTTTGCGCCGTGTTCGGCATCGTCGCGGGGGTGATCTCGGCCGCGAACCAGTACGGTTGGGCGGACAAGGGGATCACCTTCGCGGTCCTCCTGGGGATCTCCATCCCGTCGTTTTTCCTTGGCATGATGATGATCCTGCTGTTCGGGGTGAACCTGCGATGGTTCCCGGTCTCCGGCATGTGGCCGATCTACGGCGACCGGACGCTCTGGGTTCTGATCGACCACCTTGCCATGCCGGCGTTTGCGCTCTCTGTAGTGGCCACCGGGGTCGTTGCCCGCCTGTCGCGGTCGGCCATGCTGGAGGTGTTGCGGCAGGACTTCATCCGCACCGCCCGCGCCAAGGGGGTGCACGAGCGCGGCGTGATCTGGCGCCATGCGCTGAAGGCCGCGATGGTATCGATCATCCCGGTGCTGGGCATCCAGGCGGGTTTCGTCCTGTCGGGAGCCGTCTATATCGAGATCGTCTTTCAGTGGCCCGGCGTAGGGCGGATGCTGGTCGATGCCATCCTGAAGCGTGACATCCTGCTGGTGCAGGGAGGCGTGGTCTTCGTCGCCGCCTGCTACGTCCTGTTCAACATTCTTGTGGACGTGGCGCAAAGCCTTCTGGACCCGAGGATCAAGACATGA